One genomic segment of Bombina bombina isolate aBomBom1 chromosome 4, aBomBom1.pri, whole genome shotgun sequence includes these proteins:
- the LOC128656922 gene encoding interleukin-17A-like — MSLLTMFHIPLLLVMLGASITVSVYGVDLHHLNKGCPPRSMAFPPVVRVSLNISGQVQNVANDIRKRSTSPWDYSLDIDQHRYPHVIAEAKCQHDGCLDSEGNVDFSMNSIPIRQEMLVLRRELRECNYIFKLEKKIVTVGCTCVRPIIQHIM; from the exons atgagtttgctaacaatG tttcACATCCCATTGTTACTGGTTATGCTGGGAGCCAGTATAACAGTGTCTGTCTATGGTGTAGATCTGCATCATCTCAACAAAGGATGCCCACCCAGAAGCATGGCATTTCCACCAGTAGTGCGGGTCAGCCTGAATATCAGCGGACAAGTCCAGAATGTAGCAAATGACATCCGAAAACGCTCCACCTCACCCTGGGATTACAG CCTTGATATTGATCAGCACAGATACCCCCATGTCATCGCAGAAGCTAAATGCCAGCATGATGGATGTTTGGATTCTGAGGGTAACGTGGACTTCAGTATGAATTCTATCCCCATCAGACAGGAGATGCTGGTCCTGCGTCGGGAGCTAAGAGAATGCAACTATATCTTTAAATTGGAAAAGAAGATAGTTACTGTTGGCTGCACTTGTGTTAGACCAATTATCCAACACATAATGTAG